Genomic DNA from uncultured Desulfuromusa sp.:
GGTTGCCATCTCCGGCATGGCCGAAGGTGCCGACGATCAGGTCGTATTTTGCTGCCAATCGTTCAATTTCGGCAAATGTCTGAGCCATGCAGGAACGGGGTACGGTTGCATCTTCCATAAGGGTTGAAGGAGAAACCCGAGCCATAGCAGAAAGAGCCATGCGCCTTGCTGTGGCCAGATCCAGAGCTTCCTCCTTATTTGCCGCAATATGAATTTCGGTGGCTTTGACCTGTTTCAGGACCTTTTGTACTCCGGCACTCTCCTCTGCAACGACAGCAGGGTGACCATCAACCTCGATCAATAATAGTGCCGCTGTTTCGCGGGGCAGCCCGATTTTGACATAATCTTCAACGCAGTTGATGGTTGTTTTGTCCATGATTTCCATCGTCGAGGGGATGATTTTCGCCGCGATAATTTCGGATACAGCTTTGCCTGCTGTTTCAATGTTGTCAAAATAAGCCAGCATTGTCTGGTTTGTCTGCGGTGGAGGGATCAGTCGAAATGTGATCTCGGTGATGATAGCGAGAGTTCCTTCACTGCTGATCAACAGGTCCTTGAACGAATAGCCGGCAACATCTTTGACACTTTTTCCGCCGGTGGTAATGATGCTGCCATCCGGCAAGACACACTTTAGCGCCATAACGTAGTCACCGGTGACTCCATATTTGAGGCAGCGTAAACCACCGGCATCTTCCATAACATTGCCGCCGATGGTTGAAATTTTCTGGGATGCCGGATCCGGAGGATAAAAGAGCCCCCTGGCCAGAACAGCGTTGGCAAGATCAAGAGTGATCACACCTGCTTGTGCTGTGACCGTGAGATTTTCCTCGTCGATCTCCAGGATATTATCCATCCGGTTCAGGCACAGAACCATCCCCCCTTTAGCCGGAATGCTGCCACCGGATAAACCGCTGCCACTACCGCGGGGGGTGATGGGTAGGCTCGCAGCACGAGCAATTTGCAGTGCAGCCTGAACGTCTTCCGTACTGGTGGGATAGACAACAACATCAGGAGTGTGATGGAGCCCGGGAGTCGCATCATAACCGAGGACAAGAAGGTCCTCGGTCTCATTGACAACGTTGTCTTTTCCCAGTTTGTCGATGAGTTGTTGAATGACGGTTTTTGAAATCATATTTTCCTTCTATAGAATGAATCCGGTTTTAACTGAAACCTGTCTGAATCCCGTCTAAAATCCTTCTTCGTGGAATCCTTCAGGGATGCGCACGACCAATACCGGTATTGCCGAACTATGCAGCACCTTGCGTGTTGTTGTCCCCAGTATCGCATCTGCGAGTGCCGTGTGCCGGTGTGCGCCCATGATAATCAGGTCGGGATTGATGTCTTTGGCGACCTCCAGAATGGTTTGTGCCGGTGCCCCTTCTTCGATGCGAATGTCAATGAGTCGTTTTAAGCATTGCTCGTCATTTCCGCATTCTTTGGTGCAGAGTTGATTGATCCGCTCCCGAAGTTTTTCTCTTGAGCTTTCCTGCGCCTGTTTATGAATTTCCTCTCTTTGCTCCGCCGGCATGTAAGGAGCGAGAAGGTTCTGGGCAAACTCAGATAGAGTCTCAACAACTGAGACGGCAACGATCTCAGCGTCATGTTTTTTGGCCATTGTCAAAGCATAGCGAAACACATGCGGGGCTCCTGCACCCATTCCAGTGGCATAAAGAATTTTTTTAATATTGGGAAGCATATTTTGTTTCCTTTCCGGACGTTAACGACCAAAGAAAAGATCCGGCAGATAAGTAATAATCTGCGGAAAGAATATCATCGTTGCCAGCGCACAAATCTGAATCATAACAAAAGGTAGAATGCCCCGATAAACATCGCCCATACTGTACTCCGGTGGCGCCACCCCCTTGAAGTAAAACAGTGAATAGCCGAATGGAGGGGTCAGGAATGATGTTTGCAGATTGATACAAATCATCATGGCAAACCAGAGGGGATTAAATTCCAGGTCCATTGCGATCGGAGTGAAAATCGGGACGACAACCAGCAGGATTGCTGCCCAGTCAATGAACATTCCCATAAAGAAAACGACAGCCATCATAATGGCAAAAACAACGTAGGGACTGACATCCATTCCCAATAAGACATCAGCAACGACATCTCCGCCACCCATGCTCAGAAAAACAACAGAAAAGAATTTCCCGCCGATGAACAGAGCCATGATCATGGCTGTTGTTCGCGCAGTAGAAACACAAGCATCAGTGATGACTTTCCAGTTTAGTTTTCGGGTCACAAGGGCGAGCACAAGTGCTCCTACACAGCCTAAAGCTGCAGCTTCTGTCGGTGTGGCGATCCCAGCCAAAATGGTTCCCATGACGGTGAGAATCAAGCCGAACGGAGGGACAAAGTTTTTCATCGTCATGGAAAACTTTTGTAGAGCACTTGCAGTACGGTCTTCTGCCGGTATTGGTGGTCCAAGCTTGGGATTAAGGTAGCAGCGTATGCCGACGTAGAGCAGGTACATACAGGATAACAGCAAGCCCGGGAAGATCGCTGCCGCAAACAGGTTGCCGACGGAGGTTTCTTTTTGACCTGTTAAACCACCATAAACAACGAGCATAATTGATGGAGGGATCAAGATGCCCAGGGTGCCTGATGAACAGATGATACCGGCTGAGAGGGCTTTGTCGTAGCCGCGCCGCAATAACGCCGGACCGGCCATCAGGCCCATAGCCACAACGGACGCTCCAACGATTCCGGTTGTTGCAGCAAAGACTGTTGAAACGACGATAACCGCCATCCCCAGGCCTCCGCGCAGCCCACCAAGGACAGTATATAAGGCATCAAAAAGACCTTCAGAGACCTTGGAACGATCAAGAATTTGGGCCATAAAAATAAACAGTGGAATGGCAACCAAAGTGTAATTAAGGAAGATTCCCCAGGCATTGTTGGCAAACAGACCCAGCAGGGCAGGCAGGTTAAAGCCGTTGTCAACTAAGCCGTAAAAAGTTGCAACTGCGGCAAGGGTGATTGCCAGGGGATGACCCATGGCGATAGAGGCCATCAGGGTCAGGAACATAAGTATGGTTAAAACTTCTACGCTCATCGGTCTTTTTTCTCCATGCGTGAAGGTGGTTAATGTGGCTCTTTCAGGGAACGAATATCCTGAATCAATTTAGCAACCCCTTGCAGTAAGAAAAGGATAAAGCCAATTGCCATGAGCGTTTTCAGAGGATAAATGGGGGGAGCCCAGGAGCTTGAGGCATGTTCCCATTGTTGCCACGAGTTTGCAGCGAGAATGCACATGTAATAGGTCAATAGACCGATGGTTGGAATAAACAGGGCAGCATTCGTAAAAATTCTAAGAATTGTTCGAGGCCTGCTGGCTAAACGTGATTCAAAAACGTCTATAGCAACGTGAGTATTGTGTTTATGGGCATAAGCCAAAGCGAAGCAAAAATGGATTCCGTAGAGAAACACGGTCAGTTCAAAAGCCCAGGATGTCGGGGCGTTGAATCCATAGCGCATCATGACTTC
This window encodes:
- a CDS encoding TRAP transporter large permease subunit, translated to MSVEVLTILMFLTLMASIAMGHPLAITLAAVATFYGLVDNGFNLPALLGLFANNAWGIFLNYTLVAIPLFIFMAQILDRSKVSEGLFDALYTVLGGLRGGLGMAVIVVSTVFAATTGIVGASVVAMGLMAGPALLRRGYDKALSAGIICSSGTLGILIPPSIMLVVYGGLTGQKETSVGNLFAAAIFPGLLLSCMYLLYVGIRCYLNPKLGPPIPAEDRTASALQKFSMTMKNFVPPFGLILTVMGTILAGIATPTEAAALGCVGALVLALVTRKLNWKVITDACVSTARTTAMIMALFIGGKFFSVVFLSMGGGDVVADVLLGMDVSPYVVFAIMMAVVFFMGMFIDWAAILLVVVPIFTPIAMDLEFNPLWFAMMICINLQTSFLTPPFGYSLFYFKGVAPPEYSMGDVYRGILPFVMIQICALATMIFFPQIITYLPDLFFGR
- a CDS encoding TRAP transporter small permease subunit, translating into MIDKAIDTLNEKIGFYAAFLVLPLIGVVVWEVMMRYGFNAPTSWAFELTVFLYGIHFCFALAYAHKHNTHVAIDVFESRLASRPRTILRIFTNAALFIPTIGLLTYYMCILAANSWQQWEHASSSWAPPIYPLKTLMAIGFILFLLQGVAKLIQDIRSLKEPH
- a CDS encoding universal stress protein — translated: MLPNIKKILYATGMGAGAPHVFRYALTMAKKHDAEIVAVSVVETLSEFAQNLLAPYMPAEQREEIHKQAQESSREKLRERINQLCTKECGNDEQCLKRLIDIRIEEGAPAQTILEVAKDINPDLIIMGAHRHTALADAILGTTTRKVLHSSAIPVLVVRIPEGFHEEGF
- a CDS encoding FAD-linked oxidase C-terminal domain-containing protein; protein product: MISKTVIQQLIDKLGKDNVVNETEDLLVLGYDATPGLHHTPDVVVYPTSTEDVQAALQIARAASLPITPRGSGSGLSGGSIPAKGGMVLCLNRMDNILEIDEENLTVTAQAGVITLDLANAVLARGLFYPPDPASQKISTIGGNVMEDAGGLRCLKYGVTGDYVMALKCVLPDGSIITTGGKSVKDVAGYSFKDLLISSEGTLAIITEITFRLIPPPQTNQTMLAYFDNIETAGKAVSEIIAAKIIPSTMEIMDKTTINCVEDYVKIGLPRETAALLLIEVDGHPAVVAEESAGVQKVLKQVKATEIHIAANKEEALDLATARRMALSAMARVSPSTLMEDATVPRSCMAQTFAEIERLAAKYDLIVGTFGHAGDGNLHPTVLCDERDTDQMKRAHAFFDDLYTKVLEWGGTVSGEHGIGIAKKEYLARQVGPGGVAVMKRIKKAFDPDGVLNPGKIFFDDQES